In one Solanum dulcamara chromosome 1, daSolDulc1.2, whole genome shotgun sequence genomic region, the following are encoded:
- the LOC129899839 gene encoding uncharacterized protein LOC129899839: MMSILQSVESSGRTSTTEDNNINDEDQEMTKLALASFQAREEEIERKKMEVKGKVESQLTRAEEETKRLVRVWEELEVLTDPMRKEVAMVRKKIDVINREIKSLGQSCQKKEKEYREVLEAFNEKNNEKTQLTSTLVELVKESEKFRMGKLEELSKVLNPKR, encoded by the exons ATGATGAGTATTCTTCAAAGTGTTGAAAGTAGTGGAAGAACATCAACTACTGAGGACAATAATATTAATGATGAAGATCAAGAGATGACAAAATTGGCATTGGCTTCATTTCAAGCaagagaagaagaaattgaGAGGAAAAAAATGGAGGTGAAAGGAAAAGTTGAGTCTCAGCTTACTCGTGCTGAGGAAGAAACTAAGCGTTTAGTTCGTGTCTGGGAG GAGCTTGAAGTGTTGACAGATCCAATGAGAAAAGAAGTTGCAATGGTACGCAAGAAAATTGATGTGATTAATCGTGAAATTAAATCACTTGGACAATCATGTCAAAAGAAG GAGAAAGAATACAGAGAAGTCTTAGAGGCTTTCAATGAAAAGAACAATGAAAAAACTCAGCTAACCTCCACTCTTGTAGAG TTGGTGAAGGAAAGTGAGAAATTCAGAATGGGGAAGCTAGAGGAACTAAGCAAAGTTTTGAATCCCAAACGCTAG
- the LOC129899819 gene encoding protein GLUTELIN PRECURSOR ACCUMULATION 3 isoform X1 — MHYWVRATPADFAGAIPQPRSGHTAVNIGKSKIVVFGGLIDKKFLSDITVYDIENKLWFQPECTGSGSDGQVGPSPRAFHVAVAIDCHMFIFGGRSGGRRLGDFWVLDTDIWQWSELTSFGDLPSARDFAAASAIGNSKIVMFGGWDGKKWLSDVYILDTMTLEWTELAVLGTIPPPRCGHTATMVEKRLLVYGGRGGGGPIMADLWALKGLVEEENESPGWTQLKIPGQAPTARCGHTVTSGGLYLLLFGGHGTGGWLSRYDVYYNDCVVLDRVSVQWKRLATTNEPPVARAYHSMTSIGSRYLLFGGFDGKSTYGDLWWLVPEDDPIAKRVTAAPRKAIHENQDVSMTSMEKERQMQEDAVSELQKRIGISVSISDSNAKKIVDELEDTELLELASKFIGEGALSNKEAVQSLRDHWSKSSPNSIQLKELSPLHRDYKRSVTRIKEENLGAFLQSMNLGSLGKETYRFYHIKNVSQLRMDDIPHLLAEYRQLLLDLGSS; from the exons ATGCATTACTGGGTTCGAGCAACTCCGGCAGATTTCGCCGGTGCAATTCCTCAACCTAGAAG TGGACACACTGCTGTTAACATTGGGAAATCGAAAATTGTGGTGTTCGGAGGATTAATTGACAAAAAGTTCCTTAGTGACATCACTGTGTATGACATTG AAAACAAATTGTGGTTTCAGCCAGAGTGCACGGGCAGTGGTTCTGATGGCCAAGTTGGTCCTAGCCCACGAGCATTCCATGTTGCTGTCGCAATTGACTGTCATATGTTCATCTTTGGCGGGAGATCCGGTGGTAGAAG GTTAGGTGATTTTTGGGTTCTGGATACTG ATATATGGCAATGGTCAGAGCTGacaagttttggtgacttaccATCTGCAAGGGATTTTGCAGCTGCTTCAGCCATTGGAAACAGTAAAATTGTAAT GTTTGGTGGCTGGGATGGTAAAAAGTGGTTGTCAGATGTCTATATCTTGGACACAA TGACTCTTGAGTGGACGGAGCTAGCTGTTTTGGGAACTATACCTCCGCCTAGATGTGGCCATACTGCTACTATGGTTGAGAAAAGATTGCTTGTCTATGGTGGTAGAG GAGGAGGAGGGCCAATCATGGCTGACTTATGGGCTTTGAAGGGCCTAGTTGAAGAAG AGAATGAAAGCCCTGGATGGACCCAACTGAAGATTCCTGGTCAAGCTCCTACAGCGCGTTGTGGACATACAGTCACCTCTGGAGGACTCTAT CTCTTGTTATTTGGAGGTCATGGAACTGGTGGTTGGTTGAGTCGGTATGATGTTTACTACAATGATTGTGTTGTTTTAGACAGGG TCTCTGTACAGTGGAAACGCCTAGCAACTACTAATGAACCGCCAGTTGCACGAGCCTACCACTCAATGACCTCAATTGGGTCACGATATTTGTTGTTTGGAGGGTTCGACGGAAAATCAACTTATGGTGATCTGTGGTGGTTAGTTCCAGAAG ATGATCCAATTGCTAAGCGCGTAACGGCTGCTCCTCGCAAGGCCATCCATGAAAACCAGGATGTTTCAATGACAAGTATGGAGAAG GAGAGGCAAATGCAAGAAGATGCTGTGTCAGAGTTGCAGAAAAGGATAGGAATTTCAGTATCCATCTCCGATTCCAATGCGAAGAAAATTGTAGATGAGTTGGAAGATACAGAACTATTAGAATTGGCATCTAAATTCATTGGAGAGGGAGCTCTCAGTAATAAGGAG GCTGTACAATCACTTCGCGACCACTGGTCAAAGTCCTCGCCGAATTCAATTCAATTGAAAGAGCTTAGCCCATTACATCGTGACTACAAGCGCAGCGTTACCCGCATTAAAGA GGAAAATCTTGGAGCATTCTTGCAATCCATGAATCTTGGATCTCTGGGGAAAGAGACTTATAGATTCTATCATATCAAAAATGTTAGTCAG TTGCGTATGGATGATATCCCACATCTGCTGGCTGAGTACAGACAACTACTTCTGGATTTAGGATCAAGCTAA
- the LOC129899819 gene encoding protein GLUTELIN PRECURSOR ACCUMULATION 3 isoform X3, whose amino-acid sequence MHYWVRATPADFAGAIPQPRSGHTAVNIGKSKIVVFGGLIDKKFLSDITVYDIENKLWFQPECTGSGSDGQVGPSPRAFHVAVAIDCHMFIFGGRSGGRRLGDFWVLDTDIWQWSELTSFGDLPSARDFAAASAIGNSKIVMFGGWDGKKWLSDVYILDTMTLEWTELAVLGTIPPPRCGHTATMVEKRLLVYGGRGGGGPIMADLWALKGLVEEENESPGWTQLKIPGQAPTARCGHTVTSGGLYLLLFGGHGTGGWLSRYDVYYNDCVVLDRVSVQWKRLATTNEPPVARAYHSMTSIGSRYLLFGGFDGKSTYGDLWWLVPEDDPIAKRVTAAPRKAIHENQDVSMTSMEKERQMQEDAVSELQKRIGISVSISDSNAKKIVDELEDTELLELASKFIGEGALSNKEAVQSLRDHWSKSSPNSIQLKELSPLHRDYKRSVTRIKE is encoded by the exons ATGCATTACTGGGTTCGAGCAACTCCGGCAGATTTCGCCGGTGCAATTCCTCAACCTAGAAG TGGACACACTGCTGTTAACATTGGGAAATCGAAAATTGTGGTGTTCGGAGGATTAATTGACAAAAAGTTCCTTAGTGACATCACTGTGTATGACATTG AAAACAAATTGTGGTTTCAGCCAGAGTGCACGGGCAGTGGTTCTGATGGCCAAGTTGGTCCTAGCCCACGAGCATTCCATGTTGCTGTCGCAATTGACTGTCATATGTTCATCTTTGGCGGGAGATCCGGTGGTAGAAG GTTAGGTGATTTTTGGGTTCTGGATACTG ATATATGGCAATGGTCAGAGCTGacaagttttggtgacttaccATCTGCAAGGGATTTTGCAGCTGCTTCAGCCATTGGAAACAGTAAAATTGTAAT GTTTGGTGGCTGGGATGGTAAAAAGTGGTTGTCAGATGTCTATATCTTGGACACAA TGACTCTTGAGTGGACGGAGCTAGCTGTTTTGGGAACTATACCTCCGCCTAGATGTGGCCATACTGCTACTATGGTTGAGAAAAGATTGCTTGTCTATGGTGGTAGAG GAGGAGGAGGGCCAATCATGGCTGACTTATGGGCTTTGAAGGGCCTAGTTGAAGAAG AGAATGAAAGCCCTGGATGGACCCAACTGAAGATTCCTGGTCAAGCTCCTACAGCGCGTTGTGGACATACAGTCACCTCTGGAGGACTCTAT CTCTTGTTATTTGGAGGTCATGGAACTGGTGGTTGGTTGAGTCGGTATGATGTTTACTACAATGATTGTGTTGTTTTAGACAGGG TCTCTGTACAGTGGAAACGCCTAGCAACTACTAATGAACCGCCAGTTGCACGAGCCTACCACTCAATGACCTCAATTGGGTCACGATATTTGTTGTTTGGAGGGTTCGACGGAAAATCAACTTATGGTGATCTGTGGTGGTTAGTTCCAGAAG ATGATCCAATTGCTAAGCGCGTAACGGCTGCTCCTCGCAAGGCCATCCATGAAAACCAGGATGTTTCAATGACAAGTATGGAGAAG GAGAGGCAAATGCAAGAAGATGCTGTGTCAGAGTTGCAGAAAAGGATAGGAATTTCAGTATCCATCTCCGATTCCAATGCGAAGAAAATTGTAGATGAGTTGGAAGATACAGAACTATTAGAATTGGCATCTAAATTCATTGGAGAGGGAGCTCTCAGTAATAAGGAG GCTGTACAATCACTTCGCGACCACTGGTCAAAGTCCTCGCCGAATTCAATTCAATTGAAAGAGCTTAGCCCATTACATCGTGACTACAAGCGCAGCGTTACCCGCATTAAAGA ATGA
- the LOC129899819 gene encoding protein GLUTELIN PRECURSOR ACCUMULATION 3 isoform X2, whose translation MHYWVRATPADFAGAIPQPRSGHTAVNIGKSKIVVFGGLIDKKFLSDITVYDIENKLWFQPECTGSGSDGQVGPSPRAFHVAVAIDCHMFIFGGRSGGRRLGDFWVLDTDIWQWSELTSFGDLPSARDFAAASAIGNSKIVMFGGWDGKKWLSDVYILDTMTLEWTELAVLGTIPPPRCGHTATMVEKRLLVYGGRGGGGPIMADLWALKGLVEEENESPGWTQLKIPGQAPTARCGHTVTSGGLYLLLFGGHGTGGWLSRYDVYYNDCVVLDRVSVQWKRLATTNEPPVARAYHSMTSIGSRYLLFGGFDGKSTYGDLWWLVPEDDPIAKRVTAAPRKAIHENQDVSMTSMEKERQMQEDAVSELQKRIGISVSISDSNAKKIVDELEDTELLELASKFIGEGALSNKEAVQSLRDHWSKSSPNSIQLKELSPLHRDYKRSVTRIKETYIWKR comes from the exons ATGCATTACTGGGTTCGAGCAACTCCGGCAGATTTCGCCGGTGCAATTCCTCAACCTAGAAG TGGACACACTGCTGTTAACATTGGGAAATCGAAAATTGTGGTGTTCGGAGGATTAATTGACAAAAAGTTCCTTAGTGACATCACTGTGTATGACATTG AAAACAAATTGTGGTTTCAGCCAGAGTGCACGGGCAGTGGTTCTGATGGCCAAGTTGGTCCTAGCCCACGAGCATTCCATGTTGCTGTCGCAATTGACTGTCATATGTTCATCTTTGGCGGGAGATCCGGTGGTAGAAG GTTAGGTGATTTTTGGGTTCTGGATACTG ATATATGGCAATGGTCAGAGCTGacaagttttggtgacttaccATCTGCAAGGGATTTTGCAGCTGCTTCAGCCATTGGAAACAGTAAAATTGTAAT GTTTGGTGGCTGGGATGGTAAAAAGTGGTTGTCAGATGTCTATATCTTGGACACAA TGACTCTTGAGTGGACGGAGCTAGCTGTTTTGGGAACTATACCTCCGCCTAGATGTGGCCATACTGCTACTATGGTTGAGAAAAGATTGCTTGTCTATGGTGGTAGAG GAGGAGGAGGGCCAATCATGGCTGACTTATGGGCTTTGAAGGGCCTAGTTGAAGAAG AGAATGAAAGCCCTGGATGGACCCAACTGAAGATTCCTGGTCAAGCTCCTACAGCGCGTTGTGGACATACAGTCACCTCTGGAGGACTCTAT CTCTTGTTATTTGGAGGTCATGGAACTGGTGGTTGGTTGAGTCGGTATGATGTTTACTACAATGATTGTGTTGTTTTAGACAGGG TCTCTGTACAGTGGAAACGCCTAGCAACTACTAATGAACCGCCAGTTGCACGAGCCTACCACTCAATGACCTCAATTGGGTCACGATATTTGTTGTTTGGAGGGTTCGACGGAAAATCAACTTATGGTGATCTGTGGTGGTTAGTTCCAGAAG ATGATCCAATTGCTAAGCGCGTAACGGCTGCTCCTCGCAAGGCCATCCATGAAAACCAGGATGTTTCAATGACAAGTATGGAGAAG GAGAGGCAAATGCAAGAAGATGCTGTGTCAGAGTTGCAGAAAAGGATAGGAATTTCAGTATCCATCTCCGATTCCAATGCGAAGAAAATTGTAGATGAGTTGGAAGATACAGAACTATTAGAATTGGCATCTAAATTCATTGGAGAGGGAGCTCTCAGTAATAAGGAG GCTGTACAATCACTTCGCGACCACTGGTCAAAGTCCTCGCCGAATTCAATTCAATTGAAAGAGCTTAGCCCATTACATCGTGACTACAAGCGCAGCGTTACCCGCATTAAAGA AACTTACATTTGGAAAAGATGA